CGTGCATGCACCCTCTGTGGCTCATCTCTAACACCCCCGTACTCTCGAAGTTGCAGTTCGCGCCTTGAGTCGACCCGGCGACGTTGACGCCGGAGTTTTGCCGTCGTTGGCCAAcaaccaccacctccgccgctcccTGGACCTCGCTGCCTCCGTTTCTCTGCTTGGTGAGCACCCTGATACCATATGAGAGCACATGCACTAACCCTTTGCACTAACCAAGCCTCTGCATGCACATGCATGGGCATACCGAGACACACCGCCATTGTAGCTCATGTTCCATGGGCTACAGACCACCATTtccctcaccaccaccactcacGGATGCGCAAGAACGTCCTCTACATTTTCTATTTTGTGCTCGAACCGATTCGATCCACCgatcgccgccggtgagccgtagaccgagctcagccatggctgctCCCGATGTGAGCTAGCTGGGGACTTCATTTCTTGAATTTGATCGACACTAGGGTCCAATCTGAAAAATGCCATGACTCATATTACTATAGCAGAACCTTGATGGAAATAAACAAAAGAATAGGGACTCTTAATAAATTTTGCTGTCCAAGTGGCAGAAGAAGTGCGGGTTGATTCCCCCAACTTACGAGGGCCTCTCTGCAAATCTCCTTTCACTGACCTGTGGACCCGGCTGGAATTCAATTTCGAAAATTGATTTCTATTTTGGTTTAAAACAGAGAATGAGCAGAACttctaaaatttgtagaaaattcattttaacttcaaaaattgtgaaaccagtTTTATTAGATCCATAAAGCtgtgatatattttaaaaaatataaaactggGTACTTTCTGTACAaacttttcctttatttttgttttgccaTAATGTTGCCTAGAACTTGTTAAATCCATAACAAATTGAATATAGCtataaaaattgtgaaaccactTCTGTTAACTTTATAAAATCATGCTCTGTAACATTGTGAAAGTAATTTCTTCACTTCTGTACAAAAATGTTGCTTAATAAAACTTAGCCCTTTTTAAACCTTTTTAATTGTAAAATGCATATCTCTGTGAATAAAAAGTGACAAAATAAAAATTCCTTCACCAGAGACCACCTAAGACCAGCACACACTCACTGCATAAGTTTCATGCATTTTGGTTTTTATGCATTTTTGTATTTATCGTATACGTGTATTTTGTATAGAGGAAGAGTACGtcgaagaagaagagggtgagTTTGTTGACGACCAGGTTCAGGAGTTTGCAGATGAAGGCAAGTTTGCCCCTCCTTTGATCACATTGATTCTAAGTTTTATTGGGCTAAATGATTCTATTACAAACATGCATTCTACCTATCAAGTTGTAGTATGTCAAAACTGTCCTTTTGAACTTTAGGGCTGCATGACTAGCAGTATGTCAAGTTGGCAACCTATAATGCTAATAAAGGGTTTGACATTGTGACGAAAAGAAATGTATGTATGGTTCCATTTATGCTAACGATGTACTCCTTCATCAGGCAGCAGAAACATCGGTTAATGATAAGTATAGTTATAAGGGGATTAGGGAAACAACCTTTTCAGATGATAGAGTCTCCATCAGCTTTGACGCTCGCTCTTGTTCTGAAAAAGAGGGGATATCAATGTTTAAGAGAAACAAAAGCATAGGGGGTAATATAATAGTACTAGAGAGTGAATAATAATGGAGCGAGTAGGACCTCTGGATGTATAGTCCTGCGTAGTCCTAAAAGCGGCATAGAGTGATAGTGAGAAATTGGCAATGACATCATTCAGTGCGGAGTGAGTAAGGGTATTGAGGGAAATGGTGATGCGAGGTAGACCCTTTGCCTTTGTAGCAACAAGATGAACACGATCAAGCCCTGTAGTATTATCCATATGAGCATAGGGAAGATGGGCAATGTAGTGTAGTGTAAAAAAGCGTGGTATAGGTAGTTTGGGTACTGACCATTGTGAGGGAAGATGAGGTTGACTTCCCCAGAGGAGAGGCAAGATTTGAGGTAATCCAGGAAGTCGGAGCAGGAGCCGCCGATCCCGACGTCGTCTCTCTGGAAAAGCACAATGCGATTAGTGAGACTGATACTGATTAGGGATTGGGAGGAGAAGGGGCTTACGAGATCGTCGATgtcggagaggaagagggagcgGTCCCAGGCGTGGGAGTGGAGGTCGGTGGCGAGGAGGCAGAGTTGGGAGACATCATCAGtatgggcgtgggcgtgggcgtggaaGAGGACGGGTCGCATCCGTATCGTCACCGGCGGCTTGGCCTCGCCGAACACGGAGCCGAAGGcatccatggccatggccatggccagcCAGACTCGACTCTGGTCTGGAGTGGGCCACCCAAGtcagggagagagaaagagagagagagtcctTGGGTGACTCGGAGGCTATGTTCGGATTACTAATCTATCtatatactacttaaaaaacaCGTAGTGGTGATGGTGAAGCCAGAGCAAACACGTGATTCAACGTAGAAACGTACACCGTCACGTtcggagtgaaaaaaaaagcgcACACTCCACCaccgcaacaaaaaaaaacaaaacaaaaaaaaccgtGAGCCGCGGCCATCCTCCGCAACGAAAAAACAGAACAACCCTAGATCCGCGTCCcacgccccgcgccgccctcggccttctccctctgccgcgtcctCCACCGCCGAGGCGCCGCCTCCTAGCCGCCGTCGCTGCGACCCGCGCCACCCTCGACCGCCGACGCGGGAGGAGGACGTCACGCCGCGCCATCACCGCCgaggcgccgcctcctcgccgccgtcgctgcgaCCACTCGCTTGCCCTCTAATCGTGACAACAGCCAAAGAGGAATATACGCCCACCGCCTGCGCCGATTCCTCGCCGTCGTTCTCCTCCGGCCTctcagccaccaccaccaggaaggagacgccgccgcctttgCTGATTCCTGCTGCCATATCAAGCGAAGCCTCATCGCCGTCCGGTCAGGGACGCCGCCTCGTTGTGGCCAACCTACCCTTGACTGGAAGCGTCGCCGCCGGTTCAAGCTCAGGTTACATAGGCCGGCTCCAACCAGGTACAATACACATGCTCCAAAGAAACAAACGTCTTTGATCTTGTGCAATTGATTCACACATGTAtatttacaataaaaaaatagtattttGTAGTATTTATCAGTGACATGCATATTTAGACACATTTATATTTGGAGTACATGCACCTGTGATTGGTGGCGTGCATCTGTGATAAGTTTGCTTGGTTCAGATCCAATGTGTTCTTTACCATGGTCAATTATGCTAGAAGGCTTTGATCTGTCAGTAACCGGATTCATGGCCGTCGTTCCACACGTCAAATACTAAAGTATAGGTGAAACTTAACTGCAGGAGATCAGGCCAACAAAACTGAAAATAATCTATGCATCTTATCTTATGAAAATAGTTTATGTCCACTTCCCTGTATCCCATGTTTACAGTTTTACAGTAATCAGGAAAGATCTGGAAGCACATAGTCTCCAACTCTCCATCCTTCACCATCCGGGGCGTGGGACGCGGATCTAGGGTTGTTCTGTTTTTTTGTTGCGGAGGATGGCCGTGGCTCacggttttttttgttttgttttttttgttgcggTGGTGGAGTGtgcgcttttttttttcgctccgAACTTGTCGGTGTACGTTTTTACGTTGGATCCCGTGTCTGCTCTGGCTTCACCATCACCACTATGtgttttttaagtagtatagaTAGATTAGTAATCCGAACACAGCCTCCGAGTCACCCCAaggactctctctctctctttctctctctccctgacTTGGGTGGCCCACTCCAGACCAGAGTCGAGTCAGgctggccatggccatggccatggatgCCTTCGGCTCCGTGTTCGGCGAGGCCAAGCCGCCGGTGACGATACGGATGCGACCCGTCCTCttccacgcccacgcccacgcccataCTGATGATGTCTCCCAACTCTGCCTCCTCGCCACCGACCTCCACTCCCACGCCTGGGACcgctccctcttcctctccgacATCGACGATCTCGTAAGCCCCTTCTCCTCCCAATCCCTAATCAGTATCAGTCTCACTAATCGCATTGTGCTTTTCCAGAGAGACGACGTCGGGATCGGCGGCTCCTGCTCCGACTTCCTGGATTACCTCAAATCTTGCCTCTCCTCTGGGGAAGTCAACCTCCTCTTTCCTCACAATGGTCGGTACTCAAACTACCTATACCACGCTTTTTTACACTACACTACATTGCCCATCTTCCCTATGCTCATATGGATAATACTACAGGGCTTGATCGCGTTCATCTTGTTGCTACAAAGGCAAAGGGTCTACCTCGCATCACCATTTCCCTCAACACCCTTACTCACTCCGCGCTGAATGATGTCATTGCCAATTTCTCACTATCACTCTATGCCGCTTTTAGGACTACGCAGGACCATGCATCCAGAGGTCCTACTCGCTCCATTATTATTCACTCTAGTACTATTATATTACCCCTATGCTTTTGTTTCTCTTAAACATTGATATCCCCTCTTTTTCAGAACAAGAGCGAGCGTCAAAGCTGATGGAGACTCTATCATCTGAAAAGGTTGTTTCCCTAACCCCCTTATTACTTTACTTATCATTAACCGATGTTTCTGCTGCTTGATGAAGGAGTACATCGTTAGCATAAATGGAACCATACATACATTTCTTTTCGTCACAATGTCAAACCCTTTATTAGCATTATAGGTTGCCAACTTGACATACTGCTAGTCATGCAGCCCTAAAGTTCAAAAGGACAGTTTTTGACATACTACAACTTGATTGCTGGATGTTTACCATATATAAATgcttgattattattttttcagtaATCACTTCTTTTCCCCACAAAATTTCAAGCATGAATGCTCCTGCATCCTTGTTCTCTGTGTTGGCCTATTGTACCAGGAGATCCAGTTATCATTGAGGTTCAATGTCAGATGCTGCTTGCTTCCTCTGTTTAATTAAATTTCTCAGCATATTTTTGTAATGGCAAAGCAATTCTTAATCTCTGCTGTACCAGGAGATCCAGTTATCATTGAGGTTCAATGTCAGATGCTGCTTGCTTCCTCTGTTTAATTAAATTTCTCAGCATATTTTTGTAATGGCAAAGCAATTCTTAATCTCTGCCatagtttttttcttcttgttgcAATAGTTGGTTATATAAATTGTATTGTGTGATGTTAGTAACACTCTTTGATTTCACAGGAAAAGAATGAAATAATGCAAAAGCAACTCGAAGCTCTTTCTTTTCTAGACAAAAGAAAGGCAACAAAGCCAAAGCTGGTGGCCAATCAGGTTCCAAGTGTGTCTGATGTGACTCAGGGCTCTGATCAGGTTATTGTTCCAGCACAGCAGCAAACACCAGGTAACCATGCTTCTCCATGCAGCACTGAAACAAACAATTCTGTGTTTTCTCAGCTAATGAAATTGCAAACCTGCAGTAGTTTCACCTATCAAAGTTCCTCCAGCTAAAGCCACGAAGAGGATAGCCTCTGTATCTCGGAGGTTGTACGGTTTTCTTGAATCGCTACTTTTACATGAAAAGAAATTTTATTGTATCTGATTGTAGACCAGCTCTGACTCTTGCTATTTTTCTCCAGGGCGAGAGTGCGAGGAGCTTTGTTGCAAGATACTGAGGAAGATGTCGAAGAATAGTCAGATATTGCCTTTTCTCTGTATTGATTAGTTACAAACTTCTAAAGCGTGAGTGTGTGGTTTGTTAGTTTTGGGGCCATTTTTACTTGTATCAAATCTATGAAATCAAGCTAATGCATTTATTGACACAAACCTGCTCACTTTTTATTGTGCACTTTATTTTTCTCTTGTTTACCTGTTTGGCATAAGCTAAGTGTGCTTATCAGTTGTCTTTTAGCTGATGTGGTACTAAGATTTTTTTACCAGTTATTGTATTGcgcattgattttttttttaaaaagatactATGAATCAGAGAACCGTATTTTAACTTCCGCTGGCTGGCTTTGGTGTATACAATTTAGTGGTTTAATTTCTTGCAGTGCCTATATTCATAGAATGTACCAGAATGTGTCTATATTACAGTTATCATTTAAAAAACCATCCGCACCTTGGCATATCTACAACAGAATGTAGTGTCAGGTAACCATATAGAAAGATCATATACAGACATCTCTTTCATGTTTTTCTGCAGCTTGCATTTCTTTGCCTGCTGTTATTCATGAAACGTTTTATGGAACATCTAAATCAGGGGGTTATGGTTTGTTTGTTCAGACGAATGAACTCCATGATGAATGTTTCTATCATATGGAATTGCTTGGCTCTGAGTGTTTTGCTTCAAACTACAGGTACATGGTGTAGCTACTGTGCTTGTTTTTTGTCGTTTGGCATGCTATTGCTccttagtactacctccgtttcaggttataagactttctagcattgcccacattcatatagatgttaatgaatctaggcacatatatatatctagattcattaacatatatatgaatgtgggcaatgctagtaagtcttataatatgaaatggaggaagtatattgcTATATTCATTTTCCATTTCAGCAGCTGTATTTTCATGGAACCATTTTATCTGTGTTGACTGACAATGACATGTTCTTCCCTTGAACCGCAGCAGAGTCGACAGTTGAACCTGAAAAGATCTTCTTTCTCCCAGCACCAGCACTAGCATCATCACCACAGGGCGAAGGCATGAACAACGTACGTCCTTCCATGGTCTCGTTCCAGGACAGCCTCTTCCTCTGTGACATGTTGTACTGCTAAATGTCCACGGCGCCGCACAGAGGCAGGTCGTTTCGCCTGGTTTCAGGATTGAGCAGGAGCTGCATGCGCTTGTATTGCTTGATCCATGATTGATAGTCCATTACAGTGCATCCTCGTTGGTGTCGTTTCTAGAACAGGACATGCGAATGTGAGTTCGCTATGCTGTGTGGTTGCATGTCTGGAACTGAGGCGGTGAGGCCCCCTTTAATTCCAAGGAAAATCATAGTAATTTTGGTGGATTTCATTTCAATCGGATTTTGGAGTTTTGAGTGGAGAGCCTGACACTCATCCTTATATTGTTGAGTCAAGCTTAAGTAAATTCCTCTAGATAGGAAGACGTGTTGTTTATTTATACTCTTGTTTTATATTATtagatgttttaacttttttctattCAAAATTCTTTAAGTTTTactaaattatagaaaaattaacatctattacaccaaattagtttcaagTATCTATTGCTATGTGGTTTttcttgatcaaacttaaaaaagaagtttgactagggAAAACAATCCAAATGTCTTACAATATGATGAAACGAGGGAGTAGTGATAAGGCCCCACTAGTTGGTTTTtacaaatttttattttgaaattcTTCATATTAAACATTGATAATCGATTTATGTTAAAACTGCATCCTCGATAGAAAT
This window of the Oryza sativa Japonica Group chromosome 4, ASM3414082v1 genome carries:
- the LOC107277208 gene encoding uncharacterized protein gives rise to the protein MAMAMDAFGSVFGEAKPPVTIRMRPVLFHAHAHAHTDDVSQLCLLATDLHSHAWDRSLFLSDIDDLRDDVGIGGSCSDFLDYLKSCLSSGEVNLIFPHNGLDRVHLVATKAKGLPRITISLNTLTHSALNDVIANFSLSLYAAFRTTQDYTSREQERASKLMETLSSEKVVSLIPL
- the LOC107276034 gene encoding uncharacterized protein, whose amino-acid sequence is MAMAMDAFGSVFGEAKPPVTIRMRPVLFHAHAHAHTDDVSQLCLLATDLHSHAWDRSLFLSDIDDLRDDVGIGGSCSDFLDYLKSCLSSGEVNLLFPHNGLDRVHLVATKAKGLPRITISLNTLTHSALNDVIANFSLSLYAAFRTTQDHASREQERASKLMETLSSEKEKNEIMQKQLEALSFLDKRKATKPKLVANQVPSVSDVTQGSDQVIVPAQQQTPVVSPIKVPPAKATKRIASVSRRARVRGALLQDTEEDVEE